The Aeromicrobium senzhongii genome includes a window with the following:
- a CDS encoding potassium channel family protein encodes MSEPRSSPSVRRLGWIAAVRVAVSLAALAAAYCLVPLRSAGTEFTGLAVALVAFGAVAAVQVPLIVRSSHPTIRAVEALALVVPVFLVIFARTYLAASTSDPAAFNEPLTRTDALYFTVTCLATVGFGDIVPVTQSMRLLVTAQILLNLILLGVVVKLFVSAVRWARTDRRGSPEGED; translated from the coding sequence ATGAGCGAACCGCGGTCGTCCCCTTCCGTGCGCCGGCTCGGCTGGATCGCCGCCGTGCGCGTCGCGGTCTCACTCGCCGCCCTGGCTGCCGCCTACTGCCTCGTGCCCCTGCGGTCCGCCGGGACGGAGTTCACGGGGCTGGCCGTGGCGCTGGTCGCGTTCGGTGCCGTGGCCGCGGTCCAGGTCCCCCTCATCGTGCGCTCGAGCCACCCGACCATCCGGGCGGTGGAGGCGCTCGCGCTCGTGGTGCCCGTCTTCCTCGTGATCTTCGCGCGGACCTATCTCGCCGCGTCGACCAGCGACCCGGCGGCGTTCAACGAGCCGCTGACCCGCACGGACGCGCTCTACTTCACGGTGACCTGTCTGGCCACGGTCGGCTTCGGCGACATCGTCCCGGTGACCCAGTCGATGCGGCTGTTGGTGACGGCCCAGATCCTGCTGAACCTCATCCTGCTCGGCGTCGTCGTCAAGCTGTTCGTCTCAGCGGTCCGATGGGCTCGCACGGACCGTCGCGGGTCGCCCGAGGGTGAGGACTGA
- a CDS encoding protein kinase domain-containing protein, protein MAVHNRRYTLDEVVGSGGMGAVYRATDTRLGRTVAVKVLRADRSADEVARARLRSEAHLAASIQHPGVAQVFDFEEDDPSSDGSTYIVMQYVEGRSLSELLKERGPLHPDQVMSIVQQVAAGLQAAHDAGIVHRDLKPANIMLTPAGRTVLVDFGIAQAATSDPLTDTDALVGTTDYISPEQVRGQAASPQSDLYSLGLVAYHCLTGRSAFRRATPVATAVAQLHDELPALEPPVPAGVERLLRAMTAKKPADRPATAADVAHQAAALGAAESIDLPATFEISLPQPWHSTADLNTAPTPGPARDAPRRRGGPVPAYAAIAVVLALVVVLGARQLLGGDPEVPDVVGMSALDAAEEIRAAGLIPRAVVVDVATRAQGNVIAQSPEPGDEAPEDTAIEISVASGKVPVSASSVIGKGYAKAAAELEEQGFVVRRKEVTRPSDIGQVVAVDKSGRLPDGATITLSVAVAPSITIARSGGAVRPPSPGAPKDATPANRGQGNSDKGKAKGKNRGNG, encoded by the coding sequence ATGGCGGTCCACAACCGGCGGTACACGCTGGACGAGGTGGTCGGCTCCGGGGGAATGGGAGCCGTGTACCGCGCGACGGACACCCGACTGGGCCGCACGGTGGCCGTCAAGGTCCTGCGCGCGGACCGGAGCGCCGACGAGGTCGCCCGGGCGCGGTTGCGCAGCGAGGCGCACCTGGCGGCGTCGATCCAGCATCCCGGTGTCGCGCAGGTCTTCGACTTCGAGGAGGACGACCCGTCGTCGGACGGCTCGACGTACATCGTCATGCAGTACGTCGAGGGTCGTTCGTTGTCGGAACTGCTCAAGGAGCGGGGTCCTCTTCACCCCGACCAGGTGATGTCGATCGTCCAGCAGGTCGCCGCGGGTCTGCAGGCCGCGCACGACGCCGGGATCGTCCACCGCGACCTCAAGCCCGCGAACATCATGTTGACGCCGGCCGGCCGCACGGTGCTGGTCGACTTCGGGATCGCCCAGGCGGCCACGAGCGATCCGCTGACCGACACCGACGCGCTGGTCGGCACGACCGACTACATCAGCCCCGAGCAGGTGCGCGGTCAGGCCGCGAGCCCGCAGTCCGACCTCTACTCCCTCGGCCTGGTGGCGTACCACTGCCTCACCGGCCGCTCCGCGTTCCGCCGCGCCACCCCCGTCGCGACGGCGGTGGCGCAACTGCACGACGAGCTCCCGGCGCTGGAGCCGCCCGTCCCGGCCGGCGTCGAGCGGCTGCTCCGCGCGATGACCGCGAAGAAGCCGGCCGACCGACCGGCCACGGCCGCCGACGTGGCGCACCAGGCGGCCGCGCTAGGCGCTGCCGAGTCGATCGACCTGCCGGCCACCTTCGAGATCTCGCTGCCCCAGCCCTGGCACTCCACGGCCGACCTCAACACGGCTCCCACTCCCGGCCCGGCACGCGACGCACCGCGGCGGCGCGGGGGGCCCGTCCCGGCCTATGCGGCGATCGCGGTGGTCCTGGCGTTGGTGGTCGTGCTGGGCGCGCGGCAGCTGTTGGGCGGAGATCCCGAGGTGCCCGACGTGGTCGGGATGAGCGCGCTGGACGCGGCCGAGGAGATCCGGGCCGCCGGTCTCATCCCGCGAGCCGTCGTGGTCGACGTGGCCACCCGGGCGCAGGGCAACGTCATCGCGCAGTCCCCCGAGCCGGGTGACGAGGCACCGGAGGACACCGCGATCGAGATCTCGGTCGCCTCAGGCAAGGTGCCCGTGTCGGCGTCCTCGGTCATCGGCAAGGGCTACGCGAAGGCGGCGGCCGAGCTGGAGGAGCAGGGGTTCGTGGTGAGACGCAAGGAGGTCACGCGGCCGAGCGACATCGGCCAGGTCGTGGCGGTGGACAAGTCCGGCCGGCTCCCCGACGGCGCCACGATCACGCTGTCGGTCGCCGTGGCCCCCTCGATCACCATCGCCCGCTCGGGCGGCGCCGTGCGGCCTCCCTCCCCGGGTGCCCCGAAGGACGCCACCCCCGCGAACCGGGGGCAGGGCAACAGCGACAAGGGCAAGGCGAAGGGCAAGAACCGCGGCAACGGCTGA
- a CDS encoding SulP family inorganic anion transporter produces the protein MSLPAPAHVPESDQVHSVRAALKSPRILRTEVLAGLVVALALIPEAISFSIIAGVDPQVGLFASFTMAVTVAILGGRPAMISAATGAVALVVAPVMRDHGFDHLIATVLLGGLFQIVLAIGGVAKLMRFIPRSVMVGFVNSLAILVLLAQLPHLIDVPWLVYPMTAFGLLVIVLLPRITNVVPAPLVAIVILTSITVVAALNVPDVGDEGELPSSLPALFTPDVPLTFETLRIIAPYALAMALVGLMESLMTAKLVDDVTDTHSDKTREAWGQGVANVVTGLFGGMGGCAMIGQTMINVKVSGARTRISTFLAGVLLLILVVGFGDVVATIPMAALVAVMIMVSVGTFDWHSVRPSTLRRMPRSETLVMLTTVAVVVATENLAIGVVTGVVVASVMFARRVAHFTQVIDVAHPDEDTRVYKVVGELFFASSNDLVYQFDYAGDPRHVVIDLSDSHVWDASSVAALDAIETKYAAKGKTVTIEGLNEASRTRHERLAGRLDGGH, from the coding sequence ATGTCCCTGCCCGCGCCCGCCCACGTCCCCGAGTCCGACCAGGTCCACTCGGTCCGCGCGGCGCTGAAGTCCCCGAGGATCCTGCGCACCGAGGTCCTGGCCGGACTCGTCGTCGCGCTGGCGCTGATCCCCGAGGCGATCTCCTTCTCGATCATCGCGGGCGTCGATCCCCAGGTGGGTCTGTTCGCCTCGTTCACCATGGCGGTCACCGTCGCGATCCTCGGCGGCCGGCCCGCCATGATCTCGGCGGCCACCGGAGCCGTTGCACTGGTCGTGGCCCCGGTCATGCGCGACCACGGCTTCGACCACCTGATCGCCACGGTGCTGCTCGGCGGGCTCTTCCAGATCGTGCTGGCGATCGGCGGCGTCGCCAAGCTGATGCGCTTCATCCCGCGCTCGGTGATGGTGGGCTTCGTCAACTCCCTGGCGATCCTCGTCCTGCTGGCGCAGCTCCCGCACCTGATCGACGTGCCGTGGCTGGTCTACCCGATGACCGCCTTCGGCCTGCTGGTGATCGTGCTCCTGCCCCGGATCACGAACGTGGTGCCCGCACCGCTGGTGGCGATCGTGATCCTGACGTCGATCACCGTGGTCGCCGCGCTCAACGTCCCGGACGTGGGTGACGAGGGCGAGCTGCCCAGCAGCCTGCCGGCGCTCTTCACGCCCGATGTTCCCCTGACCTTCGAGACCTTGAGGATCATCGCGCCGTACGCGCTGGCGATGGCCCTCGTGGGGCTCATGGAGTCGCTGATGACGGCCAAGCTGGTCGACGACGTCACCGACACCCACTCGGACAAGACCCGTGAGGCATGGGGCCAGGGCGTGGCCAATGTCGTCACCGGCCTCTTCGGCGGCATGGGCGGCTGCGCGATGATCGGCCAGACGATGATCAACGTGAAGGTCTCGGGAGCCCGGACGCGGATCTCGACCTTCCTCGCGGGCGTCTTACTGCTGATCCTGGTCGTCGGCTTCGGCGACGTCGTCGCGACGATCCCGATGGCCGCCCTGGTCGCCGTCATGATCATGGTGTCGGTCGGCACCTTCGACTGGCACAGCGTCCGGCCGTCCACGCTGCGGCGCATGCCCCGCAGCGAGACCCTCGTGATGCTCACGACCGTCGCGGTGGTCGTCGCCACCGAGAATCTCGCGATCGGCGTCGTGACCGGCGTCGTCGTGGCCTCCGTCATGTTCGCGCGGCGCGTCGCGCACTTCACCCAGGTGATCGACGTGGCCCATCCCGACGAGGACACCCGCGTCTACAAGGTCGTCGGAGAGCTCTTCTTCGCCTCGAGCAACGATCTGGTCTACCAGTTCGACTACGCCGGCGACCCGCGTCACGTCGTGATCGACCTGTCGGACTCGCACGTCTGGGACGCCTCGAGCGTCGCCGCCCTGGACGCCATCGAGACGAAGTACGCCGCCAAGGGCAAGACGGTGACCATCGAAGGGCTCAACGAGGCCAGTCGCACCCGGCACGAGCGCCTGGCCGGCCGGCTCGACGGCGGTCACTGA
- a CDS encoding aldo/keto reductase has product MTLDLPAVGFGTYKLNGLAGVETIRSALDVGYRVLDSAMNYENEGAVGAAVRTSNVPRDEIVVTSKLPGRHHGYEQAITSIEESLLRTGLDHLDLHLIHWPNPSHGLYVEAWQALIDARRRGLVREIGVCNFLPEHLDRLEAETGVLPAVNQIEVHPYFPQVGALADHRARGIVTQAWSPLGRKSDLLTNPVVTEVAHQHGVTPAEAVLAWHAAVGTLPLPKASTAKRQRQNLAAVEIELDPASVARLTALGRADGRLFDGDPAVWIED; this is encoded by the coding sequence GTGACTCTCGACCTGCCCGCCGTCGGCTTCGGCACCTACAAGCTCAACGGCCTCGCCGGTGTCGAGACGATCCGTTCGGCGCTGGACGTCGGCTACCGGGTGCTCGACTCGGCGATGAACTACGAGAACGAGGGCGCCGTCGGCGCGGCGGTCCGCACGTCGAACGTGCCTCGCGACGAGATCGTCGTGACCTCGAAGCTGCCGGGACGCCACCACGGGTACGAGCAGGCGATCACCTCGATCGAGGAGAGCCTGCTGCGGACCGGTCTCGACCACCTCGACCTGCACCTGATCCACTGGCCGAACCCGTCGCACGGGCTCTACGTCGAGGCGTGGCAGGCCCTGATCGACGCCCGGCGCCGCGGGCTCGTCCGCGAGATCGGCGTCTGCAACTTCCTGCCCGAGCACCTCGACCGGCTCGAGGCCGAGACCGGGGTCCTGCCTGCGGTCAACCAGATCGAGGTCCACCCGTACTTCCCGCAGGTCGGGGCGCTCGCCGACCACCGCGCCCGGGGCATCGTCACCCAGGCGTGGAGCCCGCTCGGGCGCAAGAGTGATCTGCTGACGAACCCGGTCGTGACGGAGGTGGCGCACCAGCACGGCGTGACACCGGCCGAGGCGGTGCTGGCGTGGCACGCCGCGGTGGGCACGCTTCCGCTGCCGAAGGCGTCGACCGCCAAGCGGCAGCGCCAGAACCTGGCGGCCGTCGAGATCGAGCTGGACCCGGCGTCGGTGGCCCGACTCACCGCGCTGGGCCGCGCCGACGGGCGATTGTTCGACGGCGATCCCGCCGTGTGGATCGAGGACTGA
- a CDS encoding ABC transporter ATP-binding protein has product MTGGPVVRAAGLTRVFEGRVAVAALDLTVERGRVLGVLGPNGAGKSTTVRMLTGLLRPTSGTVDLFGERVTPRTAPLLRARVGVQTEANLYHRLTVAENLRTWGDLHGLPRRTTERRLTEVLEILGLADRRDTPVGSLSKGLRQKAKIGRALLAEPELIFLDEPTAGLDPASALDVLDHLAKLRAEGGTTIVLCTHQLHGLESLCDDVVMLDRGRVVAAGQVDDLLARHWPTREYVIRVGDRALADSVVADLRASGHAVEEPESADPSLHDLYFRMLAGEQQ; this is encoded by the coding sequence ATGACGGGCGGACCGGTGGTGCGCGCGGCCGGTCTGACCCGCGTGTTCGAGGGTCGCGTCGCCGTGGCCGCCCTGGACCTGACGGTCGAGCGGGGCCGCGTGCTCGGCGTGCTCGGACCGAACGGCGCCGGCAAGTCCACCACCGTCCGCATGCTCACCGGACTCCTGCGGCCCACGTCCGGGACGGTCGACCTGTTCGGCGAGCGCGTCACGCCGCGCACGGCTCCGCTGCTGCGCGCCCGGGTCGGTGTGCAGACCGAGGCGAACCTCTACCACCGGCTGACCGTCGCCGAGAACCTGCGCACGTGGGGCGACCTGCACGGCCTGCCCCGCCGGACGACCGAGCGCCGCCTGACCGAAGTGCTCGAGATCCTGGGCCTGGCCGATCGTCGCGACACGCCGGTCGGCTCCCTGAGCAAGGGGCTGCGCCAGAAGGCCAAGATCGGTCGTGCGCTGCTCGCCGAGCCCGAGCTGATCTTCCTGGACGAGCCGACGGCGGGGCTCGACCCCGCATCGGCACTCGACGTGCTCGACCACCTGGCCAAGCTGCGCGCCGAGGGCGGCACCACCATCGTGCTGTGCACCCACCAGTTGCACGGGCTGGAGTCGCTGTGCGACGACGTCGTCATGCTCGATCGAGGTCGCGTGGTCGCGGCCGGGCAGGTCGACGACCTGCTCGCCAGGCACTGGCCCACCCGCGAGTACGTCATTCGCGTGGGTGATCGCGCCCTCGCCGACAGCGTCGTCGCCGATCTGCGTGCGTCCGGGCACGCGGTGGAGGAACCCGAGAGTGCCGATCCGTCGCTGCACGACCTGTACTTCCGCATGCTGGCGGGGGAGCAGCAGTGA
- a CDS encoding ABC transporter permease subunit, with protein sequence MNAGRVRALIVKDWIELSRNRQTLAPVIMLPIVFAVLLPTTMIAATSRPEALARLDFINSYLESLPSAIAADPTRAMVEYFMAPIFLMIPVVVATVLATAAFVGEKERDTLEGLLFTPLTDRELVVGKILVSWVPAVLVTWLSTAIYAVVVAVFARPWQDGWAFPNVTWLALVGIIAPLVSFFAIGCIVLISHRASTLQGAQAVAGLLVLPVIVLIMSQASGAMAFDRGVVVVVGVVAAIGDLIVFHLAVRRFDRDRVVTRL encoded by the coding sequence GTGAATGCCGGCCGCGTGCGTGCGCTGATCGTCAAGGACTGGATCGAGCTGAGCCGCAATCGCCAGACCCTGGCGCCGGTCATCATGCTGCCGATCGTCTTCGCCGTGCTGCTGCCGACGACCATGATCGCGGCGACGAGCCGTCCCGAGGCGCTCGCACGACTGGACTTCATCAACTCCTACCTCGAGAGCCTGCCGTCGGCCATCGCCGCCGATCCCACCCGCGCGATGGTCGAGTACTTCATGGCGCCGATCTTCCTGATGATCCCGGTGGTGGTCGCGACGGTGCTCGCGACGGCCGCGTTCGTGGGCGAGAAGGAGCGCGACACGCTCGAAGGGCTGCTGTTCACGCCCCTGACCGACCGCGAGCTCGTCGTCGGCAAGATCCTCGTCTCGTGGGTGCCCGCCGTCCTGGTCACGTGGCTGTCCACCGCGATCTACGCGGTGGTCGTCGCGGTGTTCGCCCGCCCCTGGCAGGACGGGTGGGCGTTCCCCAACGTCACCTGGCTCGCCCTCGTGGGCATCATCGCGCCGTTGGTCTCGTTCTTCGCCATCGGCTGCATCGTGCTGATCTCGCACCGTGCGTCGACGTTGCAGGGCGCGCAGGCCGTCGCGGGTCTGCTCGTCCTGCCGGTCATCGTGCTGATCATGTCCCAGGCGTCCGGCGCGATGGCGTTCGACCGCGGGGTCGTCGTGGTGGTCGGAGTCGTGGCGGCGATCGGTGATCTGATCGTCTTCCACCTCGCGGTCCGGCGCTTCGATCGCGACCGTGTCGTCACGCGACTGTGA
- a CDS encoding phosphoenolpyruvate carboxykinase (GTP): MVDVDKVLDDAGLNNPHVHEFVKHWAGVTQPDRIEVVSASDDARLLQEALDAGELEPAGEGLYYSQSYWKDTARSEERTIVATSNPEDKGVYNNWRHADEIKPVVIGNMTGASQGKTMYVIPYLMAAPGSPLEAYAAGVELTDNRNVVLQMIRMARVGVDLFEDLKDPESFVRAVHVTGDLENLGQGTPDDKRYFVTVADERTILHFGSSYGGNALLGKIAHGLRQANWDGWASRKFLAEQYMLIAIQDKETGKKYHIAGGFPSASGKTNLAMMVAPEALGDRYYVEFFGDDIAWLWVGDDGKLYGMNPEFGVFGVAIDTNAITNPNALAAVEAGTGAIFTNTAYNVNTHETWWEGKTPDYPEDVEGWRDWKGHLISERPVEEQRSKDHVWAHPNCRFTSTMSNVPNESPDYNDPAGVPIDGIIYGGRTRDREPLIRAIEDPAEGVYDGLTLGAEATAAAEGVAGQLRYDPMSMRPFLALPEGRYAQHWLDILDQVEDKPLFAHVNWFQRDADGGYLWPGYSENLRALLWMMDYREGRVTGTKTPVGVVPTKDELNLDGLEIDDAVLEQLLAIDVERWKQEIDLREAHLKAFDNLPERIWEAHRRVAQDLDQA; this comes from the coding sequence ATGGTCGACGTGGACAAGGTCCTGGATGACGCGGGGTTGAACAACCCTCACGTCCATGAGTTCGTGAAGCACTGGGCGGGAGTCACCCAGCCCGATCGCATCGAGGTCGTCAGCGCCAGCGACGACGCTCGGCTGCTGCAAGAGGCGCTCGACGCCGGCGAGCTCGAGCCGGCCGGCGAGGGTCTCTACTACTCGCAGAGCTACTGGAAGGACACGGCCCGCTCCGAGGAGCGGACCATCGTGGCCACCAGCAACCCCGAGGACAAGGGCGTCTACAACAACTGGCGCCACGCCGACGAGATCAAGCCGGTCGTCATCGGCAACATGACGGGTGCCTCGCAGGGCAAGACGATGTACGTCATCCCCTACCTGATGGCCGCTCCCGGCTCGCCGCTGGAGGCGTACGCCGCCGGCGTCGAGCTGACGGACAACCGCAACGTCGTGCTGCAGATGATCCGCATGGCCCGCGTGGGTGTCGACCTGTTCGAGGACCTCAAGGATCCCGAGAGCTTCGTGCGCGCGGTCCATGTCACCGGTGACCTCGAGAACCTCGGTCAGGGCACGCCCGACGACAAGCGCTACTTCGTGACCGTCGCCGACGAGCGCACCATCTTGCACTTCGGCTCGTCCTACGGCGGAAACGCGCTGCTGGGCAAGATCGCCCACGGCCTGCGCCAGGCGAACTGGGACGGCTGGGCGTCGCGCAAGTTCCTCGCCGAGCAGTACATGCTCATCGCGATCCAGGACAAGGAGACCGGCAAGAAGTACCACATCGCCGGTGGCTTCCCGAGCGCTTCGGGCAAGACCAACCTCGCCATGATGGTCGCGCCGGAGGCTCTGGGCGACCGCTACTACGTCGAGTTCTTCGGCGACGACATCGCGTGGCTGTGGGTCGGCGACGACGGCAAGCTCTACGGCATGAACCCCGAGTTCGGTGTGTTCGGCGTGGCGATCGACACCAACGCGATCACCAACCCGAACGCCCTCGCGGCGGTCGAGGCCGGCACCGGCGCCATCTTCACCAACACGGCGTACAACGTGAACACGCACGAGACCTGGTGGGAGGGCAAGACGCCCGACTACCCCGAGGACGTCGAGGGCTGGCGCGACTGGAAGGGCCACCTGATCTCGGAGCGTCCCGTCGAGGAGCAGCGTTCCAAGGACCACGTGTGGGCCCACCCGAACTGCCGCTTCACGTCGACGATGTCGAACGTCCCGAACGAGTCGCCCGACTACAACGACCCGGCGGGCGTCCCGATCGACGGCATCATCTACGGCGGCCGCACGCGTGACCGCGAGCCGCTGATCCGCGCGATCGAGGATCCGGCCGAGGGCGTCTACGACGGTCTGACGCTGGGCGCCGAGGCCACGGCCGCGGCCGAGGGTGTCGCCGGCCAGCTGCGCTACGACCCGATGTCGATGCGTCCGTTCCTGGCGCTGCCCGAGGGCCGCTACGCCCAGCACTGGCTCGACATCCTCGACCAGGTCGAGGACAAGCCGCTGTTCGCGCACGTGAACTGGTTCCAGCGCGACGCCGACGGTGGCTACCTGTGGCCGGGCTACAGCGAGAACCTGCGCGCCCTGCTGTGGATGATGGACTACCGCGAGGGTCGTGTCACCGGCACGAAGACCCCCGTGGGCGTCGTCCCCACCAAGGACGAGCTGAACCTCGACGGCCTCGAGATCGACGACGCCGTGCTCGAGCAGCTGCTGGCGATCGACGTCGAGCGCTGGAAGCAGGAGATCGACCTGCGCGAGGCGCACCTCAAGGCGTTCGACAACCTGCCCGAGCGGATCTGGGAGGCGCACCGCCGCGTCGCCCAGGACCTCGACCAGGCCTGA
- a CDS encoding EamA family transporter: protein MTAQPATGHRADVSTGALWLALVVVYIAWGSTYLGIRVVVEDMPPLISAGARFLTAAVLMGTLLAARSGPRSLRVRPGELRGAAVVGILLLAGGNGGVVLGERTVPSGLAALLVAMVPLWLILLRFASGARPRLLTWAGVLLGFVGLGVLVLPGGGAGGTATGILLIVGASLSWSVGSFMSQQMAMPTNPFVATVWEMLAAAIVLLVLGTARGERPSDFGDASTSSWIALGYLVVFGSIVGYSAYVWLLQNAPLSLVSTYAYVNPVVAVFLGALILAEPITTAILTGGAIVVVGVALVVRAERPARR from the coding sequence ATGACAGCCCAGCCCGCTACCGGCCACCGGGCCGACGTCAGCACCGGCGCACTGTGGCTGGCGCTCGTCGTGGTGTACATCGCCTGGGGGTCGACCTACCTGGGGATCCGAGTCGTCGTCGAGGACATGCCGCCGCTGATCTCGGCTGGTGCCCGCTTCCTCACCGCCGCCGTGCTGATGGGGACGCTCCTGGCCGCCCGGTCGGGTCCACGGTCCCTGCGGGTCCGGCCCGGTGAGCTGCGTGGAGCAGCAGTCGTCGGGATCCTCCTGCTCGCCGGGGGCAACGGCGGCGTGGTGCTCGGCGAGCGCACGGTCCCCTCCGGACTGGCCGCACTGCTCGTCGCGATGGTCCCGCTCTGGCTGATCCTGCTCCGCTTCGCCAGTGGGGCCCGTCCGCGGCTGCTGACCTGGGCCGGAGTCCTCCTCGGATTCGTGGGGCTGGGGGTGCTCGTGCTCCCCGGCGGCGGCGCCGGCGGCACGGCGACCGGCATCCTGCTCATCGTCGGTGCGTCGTTGAGCTGGTCGGTCGGCTCGTTCATGTCGCAGCAGATGGCGATGCCGACGAACCCGTTCGTCGCGACGGTCTGGGAGATGCTGGCCGCCGCGATCGTGCTCCTGGTCCTCGGGACGGCGCGGGGTGAGCGGCCGAGCGACTTCGGCGACGCCTCGACGTCCTCCTGGATCGCGCTGGGGTACCTCGTGGTGTTCGGGTCGATCGTGGGCTACTCGGCGTACGTGTGGCTCTTGCAGAACGCACCGCTGTCGCTGGTGTCGACCTACGCCTACGTGAACCCCGTCGTCGCGGTGTTCCTCGGCGCTCTCATCCTCGCCGAGCCGATCACCACCGCGATCCTCACCGGTGGCGCGATCGTCGTGGTGGGCGTCGCCCTGGTGGTCCGGGCCGAGCGGCCCGCCCGTCGATGA
- a CDS encoding peptidoglycan DD-metalloendopeptidase family protein, which yields MRRTRVFAGVSVLVATLAFPTAAHGADPTTPPVSGVPTASSSSPTASSPTASSPSVDVPDPLAIAPSAITELTTLALRYEANLSVAEERRREAAERKRDADRQRRIARAYVDQVVEYAMSPSGDPFAQKLTALAAAEEPEDLITGMFSSEQVTDAQEGHLSDAKRAFDAAQELQARADRATRAAEKAEETAARQLKQIGELAEQLGLGASSTPEGLPQTRTEQDSWNAAAATSWTRYRKQLARLGVKAPGARRLKATGGVGKATVGSRTVEVLPVQTIRLLDAVVERIGDDYAAENTRGAWSCGGLVQVKGSYDLTGTPAQIYARTVKVDPAKPRRGDLVFTANRESGVHHVGVYIGDGKMIDAPGTRAQVGVSLVPAKPFAVTRPALGKANNVLPRGTAKAPTTVCNATKPIAATRQGWTFPLKQGSYSISAGFGMGGGMWQSTHTGQDLAAPMGTPIYASRGGVVSLQEIGWAGTLITISHPDGTAERYAHSSKVLVQDGQTVNSGDEIALVGSRGNSTGPHLHFEIMVAGRFIDPMPVLVQYLTNKGAGTGWGGYSNGQVPRGVLCATGDTLLRCDVAKRAKQLSVAFNRKFGAPLEFTAGYRDIVGQIQRSPEGTLVDIPGTSPFGWGTRFTVGSLSKAQQAWVETRARGLGLKPEGDLSWSLPTA from the coding sequence ATGCGTAGGACTCGGGTCTTCGCTGGGGTGTCGGTCCTGGTCGCCACGCTGGCGTTCCCGACCGCCGCCCATGGGGCCGACCCCACCACGCCTCCGGTCAGCGGCGTCCCCACCGCCAGTTCGTCCTCCCCCACGGCGTCCTCCCCCACGGCGTCCTCCCCCAGCGTGGACGTGCCGGACCCGCTGGCCATCGCGCCCAGCGCCATCACCGAGCTCACGACGCTGGCGCTGCGCTACGAGGCCAACCTCAGCGTGGCCGAGGAGCGGCGCCGGGAGGCAGCCGAGCGCAAGCGTGACGCCGACCGCCAGCGCCGGATCGCCCGTGCGTACGTGGACCAGGTCGTCGAGTACGCGATGTCGCCCAGCGGCGATCCGTTCGCCCAGAAGCTCACCGCGCTCGCGGCCGCGGAGGAGCCCGAGGACCTCATCACCGGCATGTTCAGCAGTGAGCAGGTCACCGACGCCCAGGAGGGACACCTCAGCGACGCCAAGCGCGCCTTCGACGCCGCGCAGGAGCTTCAGGCCCGGGCCGACCGCGCCACCCGCGCAGCCGAGAAGGCCGAGGAGACGGCGGCTCGCCAGCTGAAGCAGATCGGCGAGCTCGCCGAGCAGCTCGGTCTGGGCGCGTCGTCGACCCCCGAGGGACTCCCCCAGACCCGCACCGAACAGGACTCGTGGAACGCCGCGGCGGCCACGTCCTGGACGCGCTACCGCAAGCAGCTGGCACGACTGGGCGTCAAGGCGCCCGGTGCCCGCCGCCTGAAGGCCACCGGCGGCGTCGGCAAGGCCACGGTCGGGTCGCGGACGGTCGAGGTCCTCCCGGTGCAGACGATCCGCCTGCTCGACGCCGTGGTGGAGCGCATCGGCGACGACTACGCCGCCGAGAACACCCGCGGCGCCTGGAGCTGCGGTGGCCTCGTGCAGGTCAAGGGCTCGTACGACCTCACGGGCACCCCCGCGCAGATCTACGCCCGAACGGTCAAGGTCGATCCGGCCAAGCCCCGACGTGGCGACCTCGTCTTCACCGCGAACCGTGAGTCGGGCGTCCACCACGTGGGCGTCTACATCGGCGACGGCAAGATGATCGACGCACCCGGCACCCGTGCCCAGGTGGGCGTCTCGCTGGTGCCGGCCAAGCCGTTCGCCGTCACGCGTCCGGCTCTCGGCAAGGCGAACAACGTGCTGCCCCGCGGCACGGCCAAGGCGCCGACCACCGTCTGCAACGCGACCAAGCCCATCGCCGCCACGCGACAGGGATGGACGTTCCCGCTCAAGCAGGGCAGCTACTCGATCTCGGCCGGCTTCGGCATGGGCGGCGGCATGTGGCAGTCGACCCACACCGGGCAGGACCTCGCGGCGCCCATGGGCACCCCGATCTACGCCTCCCGCGGCGGCGTCGTCAGCCTGCAGGAGATCGGCTGGGCCGGGACCCTCATCACCATCTCGCACCCCGACGGCACCGCCGAGCGCTACGCCCATTCCTCCAAGGTCCTCGTGCAGGACGGCCAGACCGTGAACTCCGGCGACGAGATCGCCCTGGTCGGGTCGCGCGGCAACTCCACCGGCCCCCACCTGCACTTCGAGATCATGGTCGCCGGTCGCTTCATCGATCCCATGCCGGTGCTGGTGCAGTACCTGACCAACAAGGGCGCCGGCACGGGCTGGGGCGGCTACAGCAACGGTCAGGTCCCCCGCGGCGTCCTGTGCGCCACCGGCGACACGTTGCTGCGCTGCGACGTGGCCAAGCGGGCCAAGCAGCTGTCGGTCGCCTTCAACCGCAAGTTCGGCGCGCCGTTGGAGTTCACCGCCGGCTACCGCGACATCGTGGGCCAGATCCAACGCAGCCCCGAGGGCACCCTGGTCGACATCCCGGGCACGTCGCCGTTCGGCTGGGGCACGCGCTTCACGGTCGGCTCGCTCTCGAAGGCCCAGCAGGCGTGGGTCGAGACCCGCGCCCGAGGGCTGGGCCTGAAGCCCGAGGGCGACCTGAGCTGGTCCCTGCCCACCGCCTGA